In Bradyrhizobium lablabi, one DNA window encodes the following:
- a CDS encoding SDR family oxidoreductase yields the protein MQVTGKIVVVTGGANGIGRALCEAFHRAGAARVIVADIDSTAARAVAAAVDGAAFKCDVGKEKDISHVIEETERQFGPIELFCSNAGVGGGFDPLSENAGGDSDEPWSRSWAVHVMAHVYAARHLVPRMKARGRGYFLNTISAAGLLSQVGSPAYSTTKHAAVGFAENLAISHKAHGIKVSILCPQGVDTNMLRSIPKGPQSGDGDLTPEQVARDALAGIEQETFVILPHPQVLGYMRRKTENYDRWIAGMAKIQAKMREAYGK from the coding sequence ATGCAGGTGACCGGCAAGATCGTGGTTGTCACCGGCGGCGCCAACGGCATCGGGCGGGCGCTGTGCGAGGCCTTCCATCGCGCCGGCGCCGCCAGGGTGATCGTCGCCGATATCGATAGCACGGCTGCGAGAGCTGTCGCAGCCGCGGTCGACGGCGCGGCGTTCAAATGCGACGTCGGCAAGGAGAAAGACATCAGCCACGTCATCGAGGAAACCGAACGTCAGTTCGGCCCGATTGAGCTGTTCTGCTCCAACGCCGGCGTCGGCGGCGGTTTCGATCCGCTGTCGGAGAATGCCGGCGGCGACTCCGACGAACCGTGGTCGCGAAGCTGGGCCGTTCATGTCATGGCCCATGTCTATGCCGCGCGGCATCTGGTCCCGCGCATGAAGGCGCGCGGCAGGGGCTACTTTCTCAACACGATTTCCGCCGCCGGACTTTTGTCGCAGGTCGGCAGCCCCGCTTATTCAACGACAAAACACGCCGCGGTCGGATTTGCGGAAAATCTCGCGATCTCGCACAAAGCCCACGGCATCAAGGTTTCGATCCTGTGCCCGCAGGGCGTCGACACCAACATGCTGCGCTCGATCCCGAAGGGGCCGCAATCCGGCGACGGCGATCTGACCCCCGAACAGGTGGCGAGGGACGCGCTCGCGGGGATCGAGCAGGAGACATTTGTCATTTTGCCGCATCCGCAGGTGCTGGGCTATATGCGCAGGAAGACGGAAAATTACGACCGCTGGATCGCGGGCATGGCGAAGATCCAGGCCAAGATGCGGGAAGCTTATGGGAAGTAG
- the trhA gene encoding PAQR family membrane homeostasis protein TrhA, producing MTIFRLKQLASTSAHAVAGAVRWNYDRAELIADGIVHGIGVLWGLIAATVLIVLTAIYATPFEVAVVSVYVAGLLSMLVLSATYNLWPVSRAKWVLRRFDHSAIYVLIAATYTPFITELKDSIFAIALLVGVWCVAIVGIVLKLGWPGRFDRVSVGLYLAMGWSGMMLYDAVVAALPTMALGFMIAGGVLYSTGVIFHAWQRLRFQNVIWHCFVLLGAVCHYTAVLDLVLT from the coding sequence ATGACCATTTTCAGACTGAAACAGCTGGCCTCGACATCCGCCCATGCGGTGGCCGGCGCCGTGCGCTGGAATTACGACCGGGCCGAACTGATCGCCGACGGCATCGTGCACGGGATCGGGGTGCTCTGGGGATTGATCGCAGCCACCGTGCTGATCGTGTTGACGGCTATCTACGCCACGCCGTTTGAAGTAGCGGTTGTCTCGGTTTATGTCGCCGGGCTATTGAGCATGCTGGTGCTGTCGGCGACCTACAATCTGTGGCCGGTGTCGCGGGCCAAATGGGTGCTGCGCCGCTTCGACCATTCGGCGATCTATGTGCTGATCGCGGCCACCTACACGCCGTTCATCACGGAATTGAAGGACAGCATTTTTGCGATTGCGCTGTTGGTCGGGGTGTGGTGCGTGGCGATCGTCGGCATCGTGCTCAAGCTCGGCTGGCCCGGCCGGTTCGACCGGGTGTCGGTCGGGCTTTATCTCGCGATGGGCTGGAGCGGCATGATGCTGTATGATGCCGTGGTGGCGGCGTTGCCGACCATGGCGCTCGGCTTCATGATCGCGGGCGGCGTGCTGTACTCGACCGGGGTGATCTTTCACGCCTGGCAGCGGCTGCGGTTCCAGAATGTGATCTGGCATTGTTTTGTGCTACTGGGCGCGGTCTGCCATTACACCGCGGTGCTCGATCTGGTATTGACGTAA
- a CDS encoding CaiB/BaiF CoA transferase family protein: MLPLEGLTVIAVEQAVAAPFCSSRLADAGAHVIKVERPEGDFARGYDAAAKGQSSYFVWLNRGKDSVVIDLATKEGRQALETLIAGADVLLQNLKPGSMDRLGFSLARLKKDYPKLICCTISGYGDDGPYADRKAYDLLIQAESGLASITGGPDGPSRVGLSIVDIATGATAHAAILEALIARGRHGMGADIRISMFDVMADWLTVPLLNAEAGHPPKRMGLAHPSIAPYGVFRSRDGRDILISIQSEREWKKLCADVLGKPELPNDARFANNVERVRNRALTDKAVGDIFATMTRDQLVKRLADADIAFAEVNTMADLARHPHLRRIEVDTPAGSVSYPAPAAIVVDAPRQYGAVPGIGERSDVAKPSHVRTKSS; encoded by the coding sequence ATGCTGCCGCTCGAGGGACTAACCGTCATCGCCGTCGAACAGGCGGTCGCCGCGCCCTTCTGCAGCTCGCGGCTGGCCGATGCCGGCGCCCATGTCATCAAGGTCGAGCGGCCCGAGGGCGACTTTGCACGCGGTTATGATGCCGCCGCTAAGGGACAGAGCAGCTATTTTGTCTGGCTCAACCGCGGCAAGGATTCGGTGGTCATCGACCTCGCCACCAAGGAAGGGCGGCAAGCCCTTGAAACATTGATCGCCGGCGCGGACGTGCTGCTGCAGAATCTAAAACCCGGCTCGATGGATAGGCTCGGCTTTTCGCTAGCGCGGTTGAAGAAAGATTATCCAAAGCTGATCTGCTGCACCATTTCTGGCTATGGCGATGACGGCCCCTACGCCGATCGCAAGGCCTATGACCTCCTGATCCAGGCCGAGAGCGGGCTCGCTTCCATCACCGGCGGGCCGGACGGTCCTTCCCGCGTCGGCCTTTCGATCGTCGATATCGCGACCGGCGCTACCGCCCATGCGGCGATCCTGGAAGCGCTGATCGCGCGCGGGCGCCACGGCATGGGCGCCGATATCCGGATTTCGATGTTCGACGTGATGGCCGACTGGCTGACGGTGCCGCTGCTCAATGCCGAAGCCGGCCATCCGCCAAAACGCATGGGCCTCGCCCATCCCTCGATCGCGCCTTACGGCGTGTTTCGTTCCAGGGACGGCCGGGACATCCTGATTTCGATCCAGAGCGAACGCGAGTGGAAGAAACTTTGCGCTGACGTGCTGGGTAAGCCTGAGCTGCCCAACGATGCAAGATTCGCCAACAATGTCGAGCGCGTGCGCAACCGCGCGCTGACCGACAAGGCCGTCGGCGATATCTTTGCGACCATGACCCGCGATCAACTGGTAAAACGTTTGGCCGACGCTGACATCGCCTTTGCCGAGGTCAACACCATGGCCGACCTCGCGCGACATCCGCATCTGCGCCGCATCGAGGTGGATACGCCAGCGGGCTCGGTCAGCTATCCCGCGCCGGCCGCGATCGTCGTCGATGCGCCGCGTCAGTACGGCGCCGTGCCCGGCATCGGCGAGCGGAGCGATGTTGCAAAACCCTCTCATGTCCGGACCAAATCGTCATGA
- the mdlC gene encoding benzoylformate decarboxylase produces the protein MSSRKPAKTAGAAVTVKQATLDLLRAFGVKKMFGNPGSTELPFLADWPDDIDYVLGLQEASVIGMADGYAQATRNAGFVNLHSAAGVGNALGNIYTAHRNQTPLVITAGQQARSILPLQAFLYAERASEFPRPYVKYSVEPARAEDVPAAIARAYYVAMQPPCGPTFVSVPIDDWTHQTQPVEARHVSRELGPDASAIKALAAALAASKNPALVVGPGIDRAQAVDLMVRVAEKAKASVWVSPFSARCSFPERHPQFAGFLHASPGQLSEALRAHDLVVVIGAPVFTFHVEGHASIFDGATTIFQITDDPTAAAATPVGTSIVATMKPALAMLLDLLPATKRAMPEGRVLPPAPPAADPIPVNFLLHMLSEAMPADAAVVEEAPSHRPVMHEFMPMRGQDSFYTMASGGLGYSLPAAVGMALGRPDRRTVCLIGDGSAMYSIQALWTAAQRKLPLTVVVINNAGYGAMRSFSQVMQVRNVPGLELPGIDFVKIAQGMGCDAVRVAKSSELAAALKRGLAHDGASLIEVMVDSAVPVLYAPRS, from the coding sequence TTGTCGTCCCGTAAACCCGCTAAAACTGCTGGTGCTGCCGTCACCGTCAAACAGGCGACGCTCGATTTGTTGCGCGCGTTCGGCGTGAAAAAAATGTTCGGCAATCCCGGCTCGACGGAATTGCCATTCCTCGCCGACTGGCCCGACGATATCGACTATGTGCTGGGCTTGCAGGAAGCCTCCGTGATCGGCATGGCCGACGGCTATGCCCAGGCCACCCGCAACGCGGGCTTTGTGAATTTGCATTCGGCCGCCGGCGTCGGCAACGCGCTTGGCAATATCTACACCGCGCACCGCAACCAGACGCCGCTGGTGATCACCGCCGGCCAGCAGGCGCGCTCTATCCTGCCGCTGCAGGCGTTTCTGTATGCCGAGCGGGCGTCGGAATTTCCGCGGCCCTATGTCAAATATTCAGTCGAGCCCGCGCGCGCCGAAGACGTGCCGGCGGCGATCGCGCGTGCCTATTACGTGGCGATGCAGCCGCCGTGCGGCCCGACATTTGTGTCGGTGCCGATCGACGACTGGACCCATCAGACGCAGCCGGTCGAGGCCCGCCACGTCAGCCGCGAGCTCGGCCCTGACGCAAGTGCGATAAAGGCGCTCGCCGCGGCGCTTGCCGCGAGCAAAAATCCGGCGCTCGTGGTCGGCCCCGGCATCGACCGCGCGCAAGCCGTTGATCTGATGGTGCGCGTGGCGGAAAAGGCAAAGGCGTCGGTGTGGGTCAGCCCGTTTTCGGCGCGCTGCAGCTTTCCGGAGCGGCATCCGCAATTTGCGGGTTTTCTCCACGCCTCGCCGGGGCAGCTCTCGGAGGCGTTGCGCGCGCACGATCTCGTGGTCGTGATCGGCGCGCCGGTATTCACGTTTCACGTCGAGGGCCATGCCTCGATCTTCGACGGTGCGACCACGATTTTTCAGATCACCGACGATCCGACCGCCGCCGCGGCGACGCCGGTCGGCACCAGCATCGTCGCAACGATGAAGCCGGCGCTGGCGATGCTGCTCGACCTGCTGCCCGCGACAAAACGCGCGATGCCGGAAGGCCGCGTCCTTCCGCCCGCGCCGCCGGCGGCCGATCCGATCCCGGTCAATTTCCTGTTGCACATGCTATCGGAAGCGATGCCCGCGGATGCGGCGGTGGTGGAGGAAGCGCCGTCGCATCGTCCAGTGATGCATGAATTCATGCCGATGCGCGGCCAGGACAGTTTTTACACCATGGCAAGCGGCGGGCTTGGATATAGCCTTCCCGCCGCGGTCGGCATGGCGCTTGGCCGCCCCGACCGGCGGACGGTTTGCCTGATCGGCGATGGGTCGGCGATGTATTCGATCCAGGCGCTGTGGACCGCGGCGCAGCGCAAGCTGCCGCTCACGGTTGTCGTGATCAACAATGCAGGCTACGGCGCGATGCGCTCCTTCAGTCAGGTGATGCAGGTGCGCAACGTGCCGGGCCTCGAACTGCCCGGCATCGATTTTGTCAAGATCGCCCAAGGGATGGGCTGCGACGCGGTGCGTGTGGCGAAATCATCGGAGCTTGCGGCCGCGCTGAAGCGCGGCCTTGCGCATGACGGTGCGAGCCTGATCGAAGTGATGGTGGATTCGGCCGTGCCGGTGCTTTATGCGCCGAGGAGTTAA
- a CDS encoding acyl-CoA dehydrogenase family protein: protein MTEPEQDEYADIREAVTKLCAQFPGEYWRKLDREMAYPKAFVDALTEAGYLSVLIPEEYGGAGLKLSAAAAILEEIQRTGCNGGGCHAQMYTMGTLLRHGSDEQKAKWLPKIASGELRLQAFGVTEPSSGTDTSSLKTFAKRQGDGSYIVNGQKIWTSRAEYSDLMILLARTTPKEQSQKRTDGLSVFIVDMKAAKNNGLSISPIRTMMNHSTTEVFFTDLKVPAENLIGEEGKGFRYILSGMNAERILIAAECVGDAKWFIAKASAYAKERVVFGRPIGQNQGVQFPIAKAYAAMRAAELMVKEATRKYEAGLDCGAEANMAKMLAADASWEAANACVQTHGGFGFAEEYDVERKFRETRLYQVAPISTNLILSFLAEHVLGMPRSY from the coding sequence ATGACCGAACCAGAACAAGACGAATACGCCGACATCCGCGAAGCGGTCACAAAGCTCTGCGCGCAGTTCCCCGGCGAATATTGGCGCAAGCTCGATCGCGAGATGGCCTACCCAAAAGCCTTTGTCGATGCGCTGACGGAGGCCGGCTATCTCTCGGTGCTGATCCCGGAGGAATATGGCGGCGCTGGCCTAAAGCTGTCCGCGGCGGCCGCGATCCTGGAAGAGATCCAGCGCACCGGGTGCAATGGCGGCGGCTGTCATGCCCAGATGTACACCATGGGTACGCTGCTCCGGCACGGCAGCGACGAGCAAAAGGCAAAATGGCTGCCGAAGATCGCGAGCGGCGAATTGCGATTGCAGGCGTTCGGCGTCACTGAACCTTCCAGCGGCACCGACACCTCCTCGCTGAAGACATTTGCAAAACGTCAGGGCGACGGCAGCTATATCGTCAATGGCCAGAAGATCTGGACCAGCCGCGCCGAATATTCCGATCTGATGATTCTTTTGGCGCGGACCACGCCGAAGGAGCAGTCGCAGAAGCGCACCGACGGTCTCTCGGTCTTCATCGTCGACATGAAGGCCGCCAAGAATAACGGGCTTTCGATCTCACCGATCCGCACCATGATGAACCACTCGACCACCGAAGTATTCTTCACCGATCTCAAGGTGCCGGCGGAAAATTTGATCGGCGAGGAAGGCAAAGGCTTCCGCTATATTTTGTCCGGCATGAATGCCGAGCGCATTCTGATCGCGGCCGAATGCGTCGGCGACGCCAAATGGTTCATCGCCAAGGCCTCGGCTTACGCAAAAGAGCGCGTCGTATTCGGCCGCCCGATCGGCCAGAATCAAGGCGTCCAGTTTCCGATCGCAAAAGCCTACGCTGCGATGCGCGCGGCCGAATTGATGGTGAAGGAAGCTACCCGCAAATACGAAGCCGGCCTCGATTGCGGCGCCGAGGCCAACATGGCCAAGATGCTGGCGGCGGATGCTTCCTGGGAAGCCGCGAACGCCTGCGTCCAGACCCATGGCGGTTTTGGTTTCGCCGAAGAATACGACGTCGAGCGCAAATTCCGCGAGACCCGGCTCTATCAGGTGGCGCCGATCTCGACCAATCTCATTCTGTCATTCCTCGCCGAGCACGTGCTGGGCATGCCCCGCTCCTACTGA
- a CDS encoding type II toxin-antitoxin system VapB family antitoxin, with the protein MHLNIKNDEAHKLATELADLTGESLTSAVTLALRERLARERRRRRPDRIAAQLMKIGSRYAALADTGRSPDEILGYDEHGLPK; encoded by the coding sequence ATGCATCTCAACATCAAAAACGACGAGGCCCATAAGCTTGCGACCGAGCTCGCCGACCTTACCGGCGAAAGCTTGACCTCGGCCGTGACCCTGGCCTTGCGCGAGCGCCTGGCGCGAGAGCGTCGGCGCCGGCGCCCAGACCGCATTGCGGCGCAATTGATGAAGATCGGAAGCCGGTATGCCGCTCTGGCCGACACGGGGCGCAGCCCCGACGAAATCCTCGGGTACGACGAGCACGGACTGCCGAAATGA
- a CDS encoding PaaI family thioesterase, whose translation MNIALNPPSLAETINAKGFSGAAGFRIVAVEPGRAEVALPRRDDLVQFFGHFHGGVITALADQAAGIAVTSSLPKGRIGVTVEIKVNFLSPADGTELVARAKLLKMSGSIGVATVEIFSKNVSKNGATETLCAFCTATMRALDLPTEFR comes from the coding sequence GTGAACATCGCCCTCAACCCGCCGAGCCTTGCGGAGACCATCAACGCCAAGGGTTTTTCCGGCGCCGCGGGTTTTCGCATTGTCGCGGTCGAGCCGGGCCGCGCCGAGGTGGCGCTGCCGCGCCGGGACGATCTGGTGCAGTTCTTCGGTCATTTCCACGGCGGCGTCATCACCGCGTTGGCCGACCAGGCGGCCGGGATCGCGGTCACATCCAGCCTGCCGAAGGGCCGGATCGGGGTCACCGTCGAGATCAAGGTCAATTTCCTCAGCCCCGCGGACGGCACCGAATTGGTCGCCCGCGCCAAGCTGTTAAAGATGTCGGGGTCGATCGGGGTTGCCACGGTCGAAATCTTCAGCAAAAACGTTAGCAAGAACGGCGCCACCGAAACGCTGTGCGCCTTCTGCACCGCGACCATGCGCGCCCTCGATCTGCCAACCGAGTTCCGATGA
- a CDS encoding YcjX family protein, giving the protein MALRFSEMIEEARLSARALRDYGEHFFNPTVRLGVTGLSRAGKTVFITALVHGLTRGGRFPVFEPFATGRIARARLEPQPDDAVPRFDYENHVRTLIEARRWPNSTVDISELRLVIDYQRQNGADRTLTLDIVDYPGEWLLDLPLLNKSFEQWSRESLALSRERPRAPLAAEWHQHLATLKAQAPADEQAALTAAKLFTDYLRACRDERFAMSLLPPGRFLMPGNLAGSPALTFAPLDLPAEGTVPEGSLWAMMVRRYEAYKDVVVRPFFRDHFSRLDRQMVLVDALSAFNSGPEALVDLEAALAGILDCFRIGRSTIFSSLFRPRIDRILFAATKADHLHHLSHDRLEAVLRRTVAKAVARAEDTGAEIDVVALAAVRATREAMVARGREKLPSILGTPAPGERANGEAFDGNTEVATFPGDLPTDAEELFAGETAFRGLSSASAEKSDYRFLRFRPPQLDGNGPDGPDLPHIRLDRALQFLIGDRLQ; this is encoded by the coding sequence ATGGCCCTTAGGTTCTCCGAAATGATCGAGGAAGCGCGCCTGTCGGCGCGGGCGTTGCGGGACTATGGCGAGCATTTTTTCAACCCGACCGTCCGGCTTGGCGTCACCGGATTGTCACGCGCCGGCAAGACCGTCTTCATTACGGCGCTCGTTCACGGCCTCACGCGCGGCGGCCGCTTTCCGGTGTTCGAGCCGTTCGCGACGGGGCGGATCGCCCGCGCCCGGCTCGAGCCGCAGCCCGACGACGCGGTGCCGCGCTTCGACTACGAAAACCATGTCCGTACCCTGATCGAGGCGCGGCGCTGGCCGAACTCCACCGTCGACATCAGCGAATTGCGGCTCGTGATCGACTATCAGCGGCAAAATGGCGCGGACCGCACCCTGACGCTCGATATCGTCGACTATCCCGGCGAATGGCTGCTCGACCTGCCGCTGCTCAACAAGAGTTTTGAGCAATGGTCACGAGAGAGCCTCGCTTTGTCCCGCGAGCGGCCGCGCGCGCCGCTGGCGGCCGAGTGGCATCAACATCTCGCGACCTTGAAGGCACAAGCGCCCGCAGACGAGCAGGCGGCGCTGACGGCTGCAAAACTGTTCACCGATTATCTGCGCGCCTGCCGCGACGAGCGTTTTGCGATGAGCCTGTTGCCGCCCGGCCGCTTCCTGATGCCGGGCAATCTCGCGGGCTCGCCGGCGCTGACATTTGCGCCGCTCGATCTGCCGGCTGAGGGCACCGTGCCCGAAGGTTCGCTGTGGGCGATGATGGTGAGGCGTTACGAGGCCTATAAGGACGTCGTGGTCCGGCCGTTCTTTCGCGATCATTTTTCCCGGCTCGATCGCCAAATGGTGCTGGTCGACGCGCTTTCCGCATTCAATTCGGGACCGGAAGCGCTGGTTGATCTGGAAGCGGCGCTGGCGGGAATTCTGGATTGTTTCAGGATCGGCCGCAGTACGATTTTTTCCAGTCTGTTCCGGCCGCGCATCGACCGCATTCTGTTCGCGGCAACCAAGGCCGATCATCTGCACCATTTAAGCCACGATCGCCTCGAGGCAGTGTTGCGGCGAACGGTGGCAAAAGCCGTCGCGCGTGCCGAGGATACCGGCGCGGAAATCGACGTCGTGGCGCTGGCCGCCGTCCGCGCCACCCGCGAGGCGATGGTCGCGCGCGGCCGGGAAAAGCTGCCCTCGATCCTCGGCACCCCCGCCCCCGGCGAGCGGGCCAATGGCGAGGCGTTTGACGGTAACACCGAGGTCGCGACCTTTCCCGGTGACCTGCCCACCGACGCCGAAGAGCTGTTCGCCGGCGAAACCGCGTTCCGCGGCCTTTCCAGCGCATCAGCCGAAAAATCCGACTACCGCTTCCTGCGCTTCCGGCCGCCGCAACTCGACGGCAACGGGCCGGATGGGCCTGACCTGCCTCACATCCGCCTTGACCGCGCCCTCCAGTTCCTGATCGGAGACCGACTGCAATGA
- a CDS encoding FAS1-like dehydratase domain-containing protein yields the protein MTDTIDLDHLRQWIGRSSQASDIVTAQPVKGLRATLFQEIGEPKMGDAAPWTVHWCLAQPVFPMSALSQDGHPTRGGFLPPVPLPRRMWAGGELEFFDCLRVGDEMTRTSRIADVTMKTGSTGPLCFVSVDHLVTTPRGTALRERQDIVYRDMSTSQAAAPAKTPASPPSAQHRESHMADPVLLFRYSALTFNGHRIHYDRDYVTKVEGYPGLIFHGPLQAAFIVELAAKLHGGAAPKKFSYRGLQPLFEGSEFSVNANTTDDGMELWTANSAGQPTMKGTATW from the coding sequence ATGACAGACACGATAGACCTCGATCATTTGCGGCAATGGATCGGCCGCAGCAGCCAGGCTTCCGACATCGTCACCGCGCAGCCTGTAAAAGGCTTGCGCGCGACGCTGTTCCAGGAGATCGGCGAACCGAAGATGGGCGATGCCGCGCCGTGGACGGTGCATTGGTGCCTGGCGCAGCCGGTGTTCCCGATGTCGGCGCTGAGCCAGGACGGTCATCCGACGCGCGGCGGCTTTTTGCCGCCGGTGCCGCTGCCGCGCCGGATGTGGGCCGGCGGAGAGCTCGAATTTTTCGATTGCCTGCGGGTCGGCGATGAGATGACGCGGACTTCGCGCATCGCCGATGTGACGATGAAGACCGGCAGCACCGGTCCTCTGTGTTTTGTCTCGGTCGACCATCTCGTGACGACGCCGCGCGGCACCGCGCTGCGCGAGCGGCAGGACATTGTTTATCGGGACATGTCGACGTCGCAGGCAGCCGCGCCGGCCAAAACTCCGGCATCGCCGCCGTCGGCGCAGCATCGCGAGAGCCACATGGCCGATCCCGTGCTGCTGTTCCGCTATTCGGCGCTGACGTTTAACGGCCATCGCATCCATTACGACCGCGACTATGTCACCAAGGTCGAAGGCTACCCCGGCCTGATTTTTCACGGGCCGCTGCAGGCAGCGTTTATCGTGGAACTCGCCGCAAAACTGCATGGCGGCGCGGCGCCGAAGAAATTTTCCTATCGCGGGCTGCAGCCGCTGTTCGAGGGCAGCGAGTTTTCCGTCAATGCCAACACGACCGATGACGGCATGGAATTGTGGACCGCGAATTCGGCCGGCCAGCCGACCATGAAGGGCACCGCGACGTGGTGA
- a CDS encoding cytochrome P450 — MNIQTSVRADKAELARLAREEAYATPLKDFHPGAPRLFQNDMLWPFFERLRKEEPVHYCTNAPIEPYWSVTKYNDIMHVDTNHGIFSSDVSLGGISIRDVPPGYDWPSFIAMDQPLHSAQRKTVSPMFTPTHLDELAILIRARTAKVLDSLPRNETFNFVDLVSIELTTQMLATLFDFPFDERRKLTRWSDVSTALPKGGIVESAEQRRAEMDECAAYFAKLWNERVNAEPRNDLVSMMAHSEATRHMDPDNLMGNIILLIVGGNDTTRNTMSGSVLALNENPEQYQKLRDNPDLIDSMVPEVIRWQTPLAHMRRTALEDTEIGGKTIRKGDRVVMWYVSGNRDEEAIDNPNEFIIDRPRPRTHLSFGFGIHRCVGMRLAELQLKIVWQEILKRFDRIEVVGEPKRVYSSFVRGIESLPVRIAS; from the coding sequence ATGAACATTCAGACCTCAGTCCGCGCCGACAAGGCCGAGCTTGCGCGCTTGGCGCGCGAAGAGGCCTATGCCACGCCGCTGAAGGATTTCCATCCGGGCGCGCCGCGGCTGTTCCAGAACGACATGCTGTGGCCGTTTTTCGAGCGGCTGCGCAAGGAAGAGCCGGTGCATTACTGCACCAACGCGCCGATCGAACCCTATTGGTCGGTGACCAAATATAACGACATCATGCATGTCGATACCAATCACGGCATCTTCTCCTCCGACGTCTCGCTCGGCGGCATCTCGATCCGCGACGTGCCGCCGGGTTACGACTGGCCGAGTTTTATCGCGATGGACCAGCCGCTTCACTCGGCCCAGCGCAAGACCGTGTCGCCGATGTTCACGCCGACGCATCTCGACGAACTCGCGATTTTGATCCGCGCCCGCACCGCCAAGGTGCTCGACAGCCTGCCCCGCAACGAGACCTTCAACTTCGTCGACCTGGTGTCGATCGAACTGACCACCCAGATGCTGGCGACGCTGTTCGACTTCCCGTTCGACGAACGCCGCAAATTGACGCGCTGGTCCGACGTCTCGACCGCGCTGCCGAAAGGCGGGATCGTCGAATCGGCCGAACAGCGCCGCGCCGAGATGGACGAGTGCGCGGCCTATTTCGCCAAGCTCTGGAACGAGCGTGTCAATGCCGAGCCGCGCAACGACCTGGTCTCGATGATGGCGCACAGCGAAGCAACCCGCCACATGGACCCCGACAATCTGATGGGCAACATCATCCTGTTGATCGTCGGCGGCAACGACACCACCCGCAACACCATGAGCGGCTCGGTGCTGGCGCTGAACGAAAACCCCGAGCAGTATCAAAAGCTGCGCGACAATCCTGATCTGATCGACAGCATGGTGCCGGAAGTCATTCGCTGGCAGACCCCGCTCGCCCATATGCGGCGCACCGCGCTTGAAGACACCGAGATCGGCGGCAAAACGATCCGCAAAGGCGACCGCGTCGTGATGTGGTACGTCTCGGGCAACCGCGACGAAGAGGCGATCGACAATCCGAACGAGTTCATCATCGACCGTCCGCGTCCCCGCACCCATCTGTCGTTCGGTTTTGGGATTCACCGCTGCGTCGGGATGCGGCTTGCTGAATTGCAATTGAAGATCGTCTGGCAAGAAATCCTGAAGCGGTTCGACCGGATCGAGGTGGTCGGCGAACCGAAGCGGGTGTATTCGAGTTTTGTCCGCGGCATCGAAAGCTTGCCGGTGCGCATAGCGTCGTGA
- a CDS encoding type II toxin-antitoxin system VapC family toxin, whose product MIVVDSSAIIAIFRQEHDAEDYARHIATDDDPVMSAANLVEISIVLRGLKEIAPERAERWLDDFIEAAGIRIEPVTPDQANGARSAHLQFGKGTGHSAALNYGDCFAYALAKAMEAPLLCKGNDFRLTDIGIA is encoded by the coding sequence ATGATCGTGGTCGATAGCTCGGCGATCATCGCCATCTTTCGCCAGGAGCATGATGCCGAAGATTATGCCCGCCACATTGCAACCGACGATGATCCGGTAATGTCAGCCGCCAATCTGGTGGAGATCTCAATTGTCCTGCGCGGATTGAAGGAGATCGCGCCAGAGAGAGCCGAGCGGTGGCTTGACGATTTCATCGAGGCGGCGGGAATTCGGATTGAACCGGTGACACCGGATCAGGCAAACGGGGCACGCTCGGCGCATCTGCAATTCGGCAAGGGGACCGGGCATAGCGCTGCGCTAAATTACGGTGATTGCTTTGCCTACGCGCTGGCCAAGGCAATGGAGGCGCCGCTCCTATGCAAAGGCAACGATTTTCGATTGACTGACATCGGCATCGCTTAA